One window from the genome of Bradyrhizobium xenonodulans encodes:
- the ctrA gene encoding response regulator transcription factor CtrA, producing MRVLLIEDDSAVAQSIELMLKSESFNVYTTDLGEEGVDLGKLYDYDIILLDLNLPDMSGYDVLKQLRVSKIKTPILILSGLAGIEDKVKGLGVGADDYMTKPFHKDELVARIHAIVRRSKGHAQSVIQTGDLVVNLDTKTVEVGGQRVHLTGKEYQMLELLSLRKGTTLTKEMFLNHLYGGMDEPELKIIDVFICKLRKKLANASEGRNFIETVWGRGYVLREPHEHEERIPA from the coding sequence ATGCGCGTTTTGCTGATTGAAGATGACAGCGCCGTCGCGCAGTCGATCGAGCTGATGTTGAAGTCTGAGAGCTTCAACGTCTACACGACCGATTTGGGGGAAGAAGGCGTCGATCTCGGTAAATTATACGACTACGACATCATTCTCCTCGACCTCAACCTGCCCGACATGTCCGGCTACGACGTGCTCAAGCAGCTCCGGGTCTCCAAGATCAAGACACCGATTCTGATCCTCTCCGGCCTCGCCGGCATCGAGGACAAGGTCAAGGGTCTCGGCGTCGGTGCCGACGACTACATGACCAAGCCCTTCCACAAGGACGAGCTGGTTGCCCGCATCCACGCGATCGTGCGCCGCTCCAAGGGTCACGCCCAGTCGGTCATCCAGACCGGCGACCTCGTCGTCAACCTCGACACCAAGACGGTGGAAGTCGGCGGCCAGCGCGTGCATCTGACCGGCAAGGAATACCAGATGCTGGAGCTGCTCTCGCTCCGCAAGGGTACGACCCTCACCAAGGAAATGTTCCTCAACCATCTCTATGGCGGCATGGACGAGCCCGAGCTGAAGATCATCGACGTCTTCATCTGCAAGCTCCGCAAGAAGCTGGCCAACGCCTCCGAGGGCCGCAACTTCATCGAGACCGTGTGGGGCCGCGGCTACGTGCTGCGCGAGCCGCACGAGCACGAAGAGCGCATTCCCGCCTGA
- the fliI gene encoding flagellar protein export ATPase FliI produces MKALAEQIGDIDGVNIYGRVVGVRGLMVEVAGPIHAMSVGARLVIETGANRSIPCEVIGFSGNNAVVMPFAGLDGVRRGCKAVIANAANQVRPSVAWLGRVINALGEPIDGKGPLPQGPAPMPYRNSPPPAHSRKRVGAPLDLGVRAMNTFLTCCRGQRMGIFAGSGVGKSVLLSMLARNVDAAVSVIGLIGERGREVQEFLQDDLGEEGLARSVVVVATSDEPALMRRQAAYLTLAVAEYFRDEEKDVLCLMDSVTRFAMAQREIGLSAGEPPTAKGYTPTVFTELPKLLERAGPGLGEGAITAIFTVLVDGDDHNEPIADAVRGILDGHIVMQRSIAERGRYPAINILKSVSRTMPKSADPQFWPTIQKARAVMATYADMEELIRLGAYRAGSSPEVDEAIRLHEPLEAFLRQRKDENASLADGYRQLAHILGNLETER; encoded by the coding sequence ATGAAGGCTCTTGCCGAACAGATCGGCGATATCGACGGCGTCAACATCTATGGCCGCGTGGTCGGCGTTCGTGGCTTGATGGTCGAAGTGGCTGGACCCATTCACGCGATGTCGGTCGGTGCGCGTCTCGTGATCGAGACCGGCGCCAACCGTTCCATTCCCTGCGAGGTGATCGGCTTCTCCGGCAACAATGCTGTCGTGATGCCGTTCGCCGGCCTCGACGGCGTGCGGCGTGGCTGCAAGGCGGTCATCGCCAATGCCGCCAATCAGGTGCGGCCGTCGGTGGCCTGGCTCGGCCGCGTCATCAACGCGCTGGGCGAGCCGATCGACGGCAAGGGGCCGTTGCCGCAAGGCCCGGCGCCGATGCCGTACCGCAATTCGCCGCCGCCGGCGCATTCGCGCAAGCGGGTCGGCGCGCCGCTCGATCTCGGCGTGCGCGCGATGAACACGTTCCTCACCTGCTGCCGCGGCCAGCGCATGGGCATTTTCGCAGGGTCCGGCGTCGGCAAATCGGTGCTGCTCTCGATGCTCGCGCGCAACGTCGATGCCGCGGTCAGCGTCATCGGGCTGATCGGCGAACGCGGCCGCGAGGTGCAGGAGTTTTTGCAGGACGACCTCGGCGAGGAGGGTCTGGCGCGCTCCGTCGTGGTGGTCGCGACCTCGGACGAGCCGGCGCTGATGCGCCGCCAGGCGGCGTATCTGACGCTCGCGGTCGCCGAATATTTTCGCGACGAAGAGAAGGACGTGCTCTGCCTGATGGACTCGGTGACGCGCTTTGCCATGGCCCAGCGCGAGATCGGCCTGTCCGCCGGCGAGCCGCCGACCGCCAAGGGCTATACGCCGACCGTGTTCACTGAGCTGCCAAAGCTGCTGGAGCGTGCCGGGCCGGGCCTCGGGGAGGGCGCCATCACCGCGATCTTCACGGTGCTGGTCGACGGCGATGATCATAACGAGCCGATCGCCGACGCCGTCCGCGGCATCCTCGACGGCCATATCGTGATGCAGCGCTCGATCGCCGAACGCGGCCGCTATCCCGCCATCAACATCCTCAAATCGGTCTCCCGCACCATGCCGAAATCGGCCGACCCGCAATTCTGGCCGACCATCCAGAAGGCGCGGGCGGTGATGGCAACCTATGCCGACATGGAGGAATTGATCCGGTTAGGGGCCTACCGGGCCGGCTCCAGCCCCGAGGTCGACGAGGCGATCCGGCTGCACGAGCCGCTGGAAGCGTTCCTGCGCCAGCGCAAGGACGAAAATGCATCGCTGGCGGACGGCTACCGCCAATTGGCTCATATCCTCGGTAATTTGGAAACGGAACGCTAA
- a CDS encoding cupredoxin domain-containing protein, with protein MMKTIKLALALAALSIAPAVAHDQHGHATFSAGEPGDPKKPARTIEVLLNEMDYAPARIEVKRGEQIRFVLRNVGKEDHEFLLATTKENLAHAVEMKKHPHMEHDDPNGVRLAPQKTAEILWKFSKPGTFEYSCLIPDHRDNGMVGHVTVK; from the coding sequence ATGATGAAGACGATCAAACTCGCTCTGGCGCTGGCTGCGCTTTCAATCGCGCCGGCCGTCGCTCACGACCAGCACGGTCACGCGACCTTCTCGGCCGGCGAGCCCGGCGATCCCAAGAAGCCCGCGCGCACCATCGAGGTCCTGTTGAACGAGATGGACTACGCACCCGCCAGGATCGAGGTCAAGCGCGGCGAGCAGATCCGCTTCGTGCTGCGCAATGTCGGCAAGGAGGACCACGAATTCCTGCTCGCCACCACCAAGGAGAATCTCGCGCATGCGGTGGAGATGAAGAAGCATCCGCATATGGAGCACGACGATCCCAACGGGGTCAGGCTCGCGCCGCAAAAGACGGCCGAGATCCTCTGGAAATTCAGCAAGCCCGGCACGTTCGAATATTCGTGCCTCATTCCCGACCACCGCGACAACGGCATGGTCGGCCACGTCACCGTGAAATGA
- a CDS encoding NAD(P)/FAD-dependent oxidoreductase, with amino-acid sequence MARIVVLGAGFAGLWAAIGAARKRDEIGASGDIEIRLIDRNPYHNIRVRNYEVDLSEVALPLPQLLDPIGVVHGIGEVEAIDPGRREISLVTSRGDETLSYDRLVLALGSEVMRPDIPGLAEHAFDVDTYAAALRLENHLTSLGRSAPSPGRSTVVVVGAGFTGIEVAAEMPDRLARAGITGSRRVILVDPNPAVGATIGAQARPVIETALASLDVETRLGVRVVSVEAAGVHLSSGEFVATQTVIWCAGMRASRLAGSFAGGRDRLGRLLVDPFMRVADVPGVFAAGDVASSVVDGLHPTVMSCQFARPMGRFAGHNVVADLAGMPMLPLRIDWYVTVLDLGGWGALYTEGWDREVRTTGAAAKATKQTINCKRIYPPLTGSKEELFAAAAPTVQAPPPTYGAR; translated from the coding sequence ATGGCGCGTATTGTCGTGCTCGGCGCCGGGTTTGCAGGTCTGTGGGCGGCCATCGGCGCCGCGCGCAAGCGCGACGAGATCGGCGCGAGCGGCGACATCGAGATCCGGCTCATTGACCGCAATCCCTATCACAACATCCGGGTGCGCAACTACGAAGTCGATCTCAGCGAGGTCGCGCTTCCGCTGCCGCAACTGCTCGATCCGATCGGCGTCGTCCACGGCATCGGCGAGGTCGAAGCCATCGATCCGGGACGGCGCGAGATTTCGCTTGTCACGAGCCGCGGCGACGAGACGCTGAGCTACGACCGTCTGGTGCTGGCGCTCGGCAGCGAAGTGATGCGTCCCGACATTCCCGGCCTTGCCGAGCATGCTTTCGATGTCGATACCTATGCCGCAGCGCTCCGGCTCGAAAATCATCTCACCTCGCTCGGACGCAGCGCACCCTCGCCGGGGCGTTCGACGGTCGTGGTGGTCGGCGCCGGCTTCACCGGCATCGAGGTCGCGGCCGAGATGCCGGACAGGCTGGCGCGTGCAGGCATCACCGGCAGCCGCCGCGTCATCCTGGTCGACCCCAATCCAGCGGTCGGCGCCACCATCGGCGCGCAGGCGCGTCCCGTCATCGAGACGGCGTTGGCCTCGCTCGACGTCGAAACGCGGCTTGGCGTGCGGGTCGTATCCGTCGAGGCTGCCGGCGTGCATCTGAGCTCGGGCGAGTTCGTTGCGACGCAGACGGTGATCTGGTGCGCCGGGATGCGCGCGAGCCGGCTGGCCGGGAGCTTTGCAGGCGGGCGCGATCGCCTCGGGCGGCTGCTGGTCGATCCCTTCATGCGGGTTGCGGATGTGCCCGGCGTGTTTGCCGCCGGCGACGTCGCGTCCAGCGTGGTCGATGGCTTGCATCCGACCGTGATGTCCTGCCAGTTCGCCCGGCCCATGGGCCGCTTCGCCGGCCACAACGTGGTGGCCGATCTCGCAGGGATGCCGATGCTGCCGCTGCGGATCGACTGGTACGTCACCGTGCTCGATCTCGGGGGCTGGGGCGCGCTCTATACGGAAGGGTGGGACCGCGAGGTCCGCACCACCGGCGCGGCCGCGAAAGCGACCAAGCAGACCATCAATTGCAAGCGCATCTATCCGCCGCTGACGGGCAGCAAGGAAGAGCTGTTCGCTGCGGCCGCTCCGACCGTGCAGGCACCGCCGCCGACCTACGGGGCGCGGTAG
- a CDS encoding DUF350 domain-containing protein — protein sequence MILQSLAGLPAFLVYFCTGLIAIVAYLFVYTRITAHNEFQLIRDNEPAAAIALGLSLLGFVAPLVSAIAHSANVLDCLIWAIIALIVQIIVFFLVRVPVPNLSGRIAAGELAPAIWLGLSSLAAGLLNAACMIY from the coding sequence ATGATCCTGCAATCACTAGCCGGCCTGCCCGCCTTCCTGGTCTATTTCTGCACCGGTCTGATCGCGATCGTGGCGTATCTGTTCGTCTACACCCGCATCACCGCGCATAACGAGTTCCAGCTCATCCGCGACAACGAGCCGGCCGCGGCCATCGCGCTCGGCCTCAGCCTGCTCGGCTTCGTGGCGCCGCTGGTCAGCGCCATCGCGCATTCGGCCAATGTGCTGGACTGCCTGATCTGGGCGATCATCGCGCTGATCGTGCAGATCATCGTGTTCTTTCTGGTGAGGGTGCCGGTGCCCAACCTGTCGGGACGGATTGCCGCAGGCGAGCTTGCCCCGGCGATCTGGCTCGGGCTGTCCTCGCTCGCCGCAGGCCTGCTCAACGCCGCCTGCATGATCTACTGA
- a CDS encoding toxin-activating lysine-acyltransferase encodes MTQSSRHKAIPLGDLEWLVVPAILLRQFRIFYKGEQPVGVAFWALVDEIVAKRIDAGGVRLTPAEWKSGTSRKIVDVVAPFGGEGEMRGQLIGQH; translated from the coding sequence ATGACGCAGAGCTCGCGCCACAAGGCGATCCCGCTCGGCGATCTCGAATGGCTGGTGGTGCCGGCGATCCTGCTCCGGCAGTTCCGGATTTTCTACAAGGGCGAGCAGCCGGTCGGCGTCGCGTTCTGGGCGCTCGTGGACGAGATCGTCGCGAAGCGGATCGATGCGGGAGGGGTGCGGCTGACGCCGGCGGAGTGGAAGAGTGGGACGAGCAGGAAGATCGTCGATGTCGTTGCGCCGTTTGGCGGCGAGGGGGAGATGCGTGGCCAGCTAATTGGGCAGCATTGA
- a CDS encoding helix-turn-helix transcriptional regulator — protein sequence MDAAKTPGIFVHQYAGLPHGPAFEHWRERALGACGLDIGPSHGDSIDCRLQISVVDNIALAIPEGASAQYSRTQSGLADGSDDLVLIAGHAGLVCVRQNGHTVELAPAQMVLVDMSVTGSVGHTEDNRFTTIRMPRRALLDINPRAEDKLSQVLADGAVAETIFRYHALAANHAPHLDAVGQRLTAQHMVDLVGLLLGTDAEHAGLARGRGHAAARLDLMRADVMAALGRNDLCLSEVATRSGLSPRQAQRLFEQAGTTFTEFVLEQRLLLARKLLGDPRARARKISDIAHSSGFSDLSYFNRAFRKRFGATPSDLREA from the coding sequence ATGGATGCAGCGAAAACGCCGGGCATCTTCGTTCACCAATATGCGGGCCTGCCGCATGGTCCGGCTTTCGAGCATTGGCGCGAGCGGGCCCTAGGTGCCTGTGGCCTCGACATCGGGCCGAGCCATGGCGACAGCATCGATTGCCGGCTCCAGATCAGCGTGGTCGACAATATCGCGCTCGCCATTCCCGAAGGCGCCTCCGCGCAATATTCGCGCACGCAAAGCGGGCTTGCCGACGGCAGCGATGATCTCGTCCTGATTGCGGGACACGCGGGCCTCGTCTGCGTCAGGCAGAACGGCCACACGGTGGAGCTCGCGCCCGCGCAGATGGTGCTCGTCGACATGAGCGTCACCGGTAGCGTCGGCCATACCGAGGACAACCGCTTCACCACCATTCGCATGCCGCGCCGCGCGCTGCTCGACATCAATCCGCGCGCCGAGGACAAGCTGTCGCAAGTGCTCGCTGACGGGGCGGTCGCCGAGACGATCTTCCGCTACCACGCCCTCGCCGCCAATCACGCGCCGCATCTCGATGCCGTCGGCCAGCGTCTCACCGCGCAGCACATGGTCGATCTCGTCGGCCTCCTGCTCGGCACCGATGCCGAGCATGCGGGCCTCGCGCGCGGCCGCGGACATGCGGCGGCCCGTCTCGATCTGATGCGCGCCGACGTGATGGCTGCGCTCGGTCGCAACGATCTCTGCCTGTCGGAGGTTGCGACGCGGTCAGGCTTGAGCCCGCGCCAGGCCCAGCGTCTGTTCGAGCAGGCCGGAACGACCTTCACCGAATTCGTGCTCGAGCAACGCCTGCTGCTGGCGCGAAAACTGCTCGGCGATCCCCGTGCGCGAGCCCGCAAGATCAGCGACATCGCACATTCCTCGGGCTTCTCCGATCTGTCCTATTTCAACCGCGCCTTCCGCAAGCGCTTTGGCGCGACGCCGTCGGACCTGCGCGAGGCGTGA
- a CDS encoding sigma-70 family RNA polymerase sigma factor has product MLTPAELVGLIGAVAKGDQAAFERLYAATRAKLYGVVLRILRRQDLAEEVIQETYVKIWNSAGQFNPALSSPITWMASIARNRAIDIVRKKTEVSIEEEPQAMDVAADSPDPLARREMTEELKRLLECIGRLEPDRQRLVLLAYYNGWSREQLAEKFSAPVNTVKTWLRRSMLDIRECLGL; this is encoded by the coding sequence ATGCTGACGCCAGCAGAGCTGGTCGGGCTGATTGGGGCGGTCGCCAAGGGCGATCAGGCCGCGTTCGAGCGCCTCTATGCCGCCACGCGCGCGAAACTCTATGGCGTCGTGCTCCGTATCTTGCGCCGACAGGATCTCGCAGAGGAGGTCATTCAGGAGACCTACGTCAAGATCTGGAACAGCGCCGGCCAGTTCAATCCGGCCCTGTCGTCGCCGATCACGTGGATGGCGTCGATCGCGCGCAACCGCGCCATCGACATCGTGCGCAAGAAGACGGAAGTCTCCATCGAGGAAGAGCCGCAGGCGATGGATGTCGCAGCCGACAGCCCCGATCCGCTGGCGCGGCGGGAGATGACCGAGGAATTGAAGCGGCTGCTCGAATGTATCGGCCGGCTCGAGCCGGATCGTCAGAGGCTCGTGCTTCTCGCCTATTACAACGGCTGGAGCCGCGAGCAATTGGCGGAGAAATTCTCAGCGCCCGTCAACACGGTGAAGACGTGGCTCCGGCGCAGCATGTTGGATATCCGCGAGTGCCTCGGCCTGTGA
- a CDS encoding anti-sigma factor, whose amino-acid sequence MAYTEDHIALAAEYALGTLDADERAQVETMMAVDKAFADVVQAWAYRLGVLNQMVGSIEPRPIVWENIRSELARMDFAQEAPAMSDVAPPPPPPAPEVTVPPELPSEDTKQPAPQPPEAEQSGTVQPASDAIPDIAPIFMPQVHAPDPEVVRTPPPPVADNGNVIRLESRVKRWRNIASAVGALAAALLVTLSLQILQPDALPGALRPAPRIQTVEVKTPLTASSQYVALLQGQGGGPAFILTVDGTTRNFTVRKVGATPEPGKSFELWLISDKLQRPRSLGVIGAGDFTARPLLGSYDADVVNGATYAVTVEQAGGSPNGQPTSAPVFSGKLIETVPPSQPQAPAKK is encoded by the coding sequence ATGGCCTACACGGAGGACCATATCGCGCTCGCCGCGGAATACGCGCTCGGTACGCTCGACGCCGACGAGCGCGCGCAGGTCGAGACCATGATGGCGGTGGACAAGGCGTTCGCCGATGTCGTGCAGGCCTGGGCCTACCGGCTCGGCGTCCTCAACCAGATGGTCGGCTCGATCGAGCCGCGTCCGATCGTGTGGGAGAACATCCGGTCCGAGCTTGCGCGGATGGATTTTGCGCAGGAAGCGCCTGCGATGTCCGACGTTGCGCCGCCACCGCCTCCGCCTGCGCCCGAGGTCACTGTGCCGCCGGAATTGCCGTCGGAAGATACGAAGCAGCCGGCGCCACAGCCTCCCGAAGCAGAGCAGTCCGGCACAGTGCAGCCGGCGTCCGATGCAATTCCGGACATTGCGCCGATCTTCATGCCGCAGGTCCATGCGCCCGATCCCGAGGTCGTGCGCACGCCACCGCCGCCGGTCGCCGACAACGGCAACGTGATCCGGCTCGAGAGCCGCGTGAAGCGGTGGCGCAACATCGCATCCGCCGTGGGCGCGCTCGCGGCCGCGCTGCTGGTGACGCTGTCGCTCCAGATCCTCCAGCCCGACGCGCTGCCGGGCGCATTGCGTCCGGCGCCGCGCATCCAGACGGTCGAGGTCAAGACGCCGCTCACGGCGTCGTCGCAATATGTCGCGCTGTTGCAGGGCCAGGGCGGCGGCCCCGCCTTCATTCTCACGGTCGACGGCACGACCAGGAATTTCACCGTGCGCAAGGTCGGCGCGACGCCGGAGCCCGGCAAGAGCTTCGAGCTCTGGCTGATCTCCGACAAGCTGCAGCGTCCGCGCTCGCTCGGCGTGATCGGCGCGGGCGATTTCACCGCGCGTCCATTGCTCGGCTCCTACGATGCCGACGTCGTCAATGGCGCGACCTACGCCGTCACGGTCGAGCAGGCCGGCGGCTCGCCGAACGGCCAGCCGACCTCGGCGCCGGTGTTCTCCGGCAAGCTGATCGAGACCGTGCCACCGTCTCAGCCGCAGGCGCCCGCGAAGAAATAG
- a CDS encoding FG-GAP repeat domain-containing protein, whose translation MNGTQVSGSGVIGTINAAAGWHFADTGDFNGDGKADLLMLNDTTHDAAVWLMNGTQIAGSGVVGSINAAGGWHFADTGDFNGDGKSDLLFLNDTTHGVAVWQMNGAQVTANPQVGIAAAGDVFAGLKDVNGDHKSDILFENSTTHVLTAWEMDGIQIALNQQIGPINAAGGAGIWLEGTGGGV comes from the coding sequence ATGAACGGCACGCAGGTCTCGGGAAGCGGCGTGATCGGGACCATCAACGCAGCGGCCGGCTGGCACTTTGCCGATACCGGTGACTTCAATGGCGACGGCAAGGCCGATCTGCTGATGCTCAACGATACCACCCATGATGCAGCGGTGTGGCTGATGAACGGCACGCAAATCGCAGGGAGCGGCGTCGTCGGCTCGATCAATGCCGCCGGCGGCTGGCATTTTGCGGATACCGGTGACTTCAACGGTGACGGCAAGTCGGACCTGCTTTTCCTCAACGACACGACCCATGGCGTTGCCGTGTGGCAGATGAACGGCGCACAGGTCACCGCCAATCCGCAAGTCGGCATCGCTGCAGCGGGCGATGTCTTCGCCGGTCTGAAGGACGTCAATGGCGATCACAAGTCGGACATCCTGTTCGAGAACAGCACGACGCACGTTCTGACTGCGTGGGAGATGGATGGCATCCAGATTGCCCTGAACCAGCAGATCGGCCCGATCAACGCGGCGGGGGGGGCTGGCATCTGGCTTGAGGGCACCGGCGGAGGAGTTTGA
- a CDS encoding copper-binding protein, translating into MNRIVRIASILALAMSVATGALAASISGEVKKIDEGAGKITLKHGPAKSLGMEEPMTMVYRVKDPALLKQVKVGDKVTFEAEEAASGYTVTKIEKAK; encoded by the coding sequence ATGAACCGCATCGTCCGTATCGCATCGATCCTGGCGCTGGCCATGAGCGTTGCCACCGGAGCCCTGGCGGCCTCGATCAGCGGCGAGGTCAAGAAGATCGACGAGGGCGCCGGCAAGATCACGCTCAAGCACGGCCCCGCCAAGAGCCTCGGCATGGAGGAGCCCATGACCATGGTCTACCGCGTCAAGGACCCCGCTCTGCTCAAGCAGGTGAAGGTCGGCGACAAGGTGACCTTCGAGGCCGAGGAGGCGGCGTCGGGGTACACGGTGACGAAGATCGAGAAGGCGAAATAG
- the fliJ gene encoding flagellar export protein FliJ produces MKSRDTLIRLKKFQVDEKRRRVTQIETMIADFQRMSTDLEREITTEQERAGINDPSHFAYPTYAKAAIQRRENLTRSADELKGQLDEAKAALAEAFEELKKVELLDERDQARERAEENAREQADLDSIGLMRARIGAVA; encoded by the coding sequence ATGAAGTCACGTGATACCCTCATCCGCCTGAAGAAGTTTCAGGTCGACGAGAAGCGCCGCCGGGTCACCCAGATCGAGACCATGATCGCCGACTTCCAGCGGATGTCGACCGATCTTGAACGCGAGATCACGACCGAGCAGGAGCGCGCCGGGATCAACGATCCCTCGCATTTCGCTTATCCGACCTATGCCAAGGCCGCGATCCAGCGCCGCGAGAACCTGACCCGCTCGGCCGACGAGCTGAAGGGCCAGCTCGACGAAGCCAAGGCCGCTTTGGCCGAGGCCTTCGAGGAGCTGAAGAAGGTCGAGCTGCTTGATGAGCGCGACCAGGCCCGCGAACGCGCCGAGGAAAACGCCCGCGAGCAGGCCGACCTCGACAGCATCGGCCTGATGCGCGCCCGGATCGGCGCCGTCGCCTGA
- the flhA gene encoding flagellar biosynthesis protein FlhA, which yields MVDVTAGQGVGAARPGIPSLSEIVNILKRGDIALALGVLTILVVLILPLPAIVLDLFLAISITLSILILMTSLFIQAPLEFSAFPTVLLISTMLRLSLNMASTRLILSHGHEGTAAAGHVIEAFGSFVMGGNFVIGIIVFAILIIVNFIVITKGSGRIAEVAARFHLDAMPGKQMAIDADLSAGLIDEAVAKHRRKELEDESGFFGAMDGASKFVRGDAIAGLLIVFINVVGGMIIGVAQQGMSFADAGRSYTLLTVGDGLVTQVPALIVSTAAGLLVSKAGVSGAADKALMKQFSGYPQALAMSAAVMLVLAALPGIPTIPFFALGAGAAALAWNARNRNRVTAKAEEAAKAAPAPGTPGAPGAAAAEEPISAALKIDDLKIELGYALLPLVNGPDGTDRLTEQIKALRRSLAIEMGFVMPSVRILDNVQLEANTYIIKIKEVDAGTGKIWPNQFMVMDPGGSQVQVPGIHTTEPTFGLPATWVDASLKEEASLKGYTVVDAATVLSTHLTELLKANMSDLLSYGEVQKLLKELPKEQGELVKDIVPGQVTVSGIQRVLQLLLAERISIRDLSTILEGIADSLAFSRNPATMVEHVRARLARQICAQNTSYNGYLPLIALSARWEQAFAESIIGQGEERSLAMQPSKLSEFMTAVREAFERAAREGEAPVLVTSAAIRPFVRSLVERFRAQTTVLSQAEIHPRARLKTVGSV from the coding sequence ATGGTCGATGTCACCGCGGGACAGGGCGTAGGCGCAGCAAGGCCCGGCATCCCCTCCCTCTCCGAGATCGTCAACATCCTCAAGCGCGGCGACATCGCGCTGGCGCTCGGCGTCCTCACCATCCTGGTGGTGCTGATCCTGCCGCTGCCCGCGATCGTGCTGGACCTGTTCCTGGCGATCTCGATCACTCTCTCGATCCTGATCCTGATGACCTCGCTGTTCATTCAGGCGCCGCTGGAATTCTCCGCCTTCCCGACCGTCCTGCTGATCTCGACCATGCTGCGCCTGTCGCTCAACATGGCCTCGACTCGTTTGATCCTGTCGCATGGGCACGAGGGCACGGCGGCCGCCGGTCACGTCATCGAAGCCTTCGGCAGCTTCGTGATGGGCGGCAATTTCGTCATCGGCATCATCGTCTTCGCCATCCTGATCATCGTCAACTTCATCGTCATCACCAAGGGTTCGGGCCGTATCGCCGAAGTCGCCGCCCGCTTCCACCTCGACGCCATGCCCGGCAAGCAGATGGCGATCGACGCCGACCTCTCCGCCGGCCTGATCGACGAGGCGGTCGCCAAGCACCGGCGCAAGGAGCTGGAGGACGAAAGCGGCTTCTTCGGCGCCATGGACGGTGCCTCGAAGTTCGTCCGCGGCGACGCCATCGCCGGCCTCCTGATCGTCTTCATCAACGTCGTCGGCGGCATGATCATCGGCGTGGCGCAGCAGGGCATGTCCTTCGCCGACGCCGGGCGCAGCTACACGCTGCTGACCGTCGGTGACGGCCTCGTCACCCAGGTGCCGGCGCTGATCGTCTCGACCGCGGCCGGCCTGCTCGTCTCCAAGGCGGGCGTCTCCGGCGCCGCCGACAAGGCGCTGATGAAGCAATTCTCCGGCTATCCGCAGGCGCTCGCGATGTCCGCGGCGGTCATGCTGGTGCTGGCCGCCCTGCCGGGCATTCCGACGATCCCCTTTTTCGCGCTCGGCGCCGGCGCCGCCGCGCTCGCCTGGAACGCCCGCAACCGCAACCGGGTGACGGCCAAGGCCGAGGAAGCCGCCAAGGCTGCTCCCGCTCCGGGAACGCCGGGTGCACCGGGGGCCGCTGCGGCCGAGGAGCCGATCTCGGCGGCGCTGAAGATCGACGACCTCAAGATCGAGCTCGGCTACGCGCTGCTGCCGCTCGTCAACGGCCCCGACGGCACCGACCGCCTCACCGAGCAGATCAAGGCGTTGCGCCGTTCGCTCGCGATCGAGATGGGCTTCGTGATGCCGTCGGTGCGGATCCTCGACAACGTCCAGCTGGAGGCCAACACTTACATCATCAAGATCAAGGAGGTCGACGCCGGCACCGGCAAGATCTGGCCGAACCAGTTCATGGTCATGGACCCCGGCGGCAGTCAGGTGCAGGTGCCCGGCATCCACACCACCGAGCCAACCTTCGGCCTGCCCGCGACCTGGGTCGACGCCAGCCTCAAGGAGGAAGCATCGCTCAAGGGCTACACCGTCGTCGACGCCGCGACCGTGCTCTCGACCCATCTCACCGAGCTGCTCAAGGCCAACATGTCGGACCTGCTCTCCTATGGCGAGGTGCAGAAGCTGCTCAAGGAGCTGCCGAAGGAGCAGGGCGAGCTGGTCAAGGACATCGTGCCGGGACAGGTCACGGTCTCCGGCATCCAGCGCGTGCTGCAATTGCTGCTCGCCGAACGCATCTCGATCCGCGACCTCTCGACCATCCTCGAAGGCATCGCCGACTCGCTCGCTTTCTCGCGCAATCCCGCCACCATGGTGGAGCATGTCCGTGCCCGCCTCGCGCGGCAGATCTGCGCGCAGAACACCTCCTACAACGGCTACCTGCCGCTGATCGCGCTGTCGGCGCGGTGGGAGCAGGCCTTTGCCGAATCCATCATCGGCCAGGGCGAGGAGCGCAGCCTCGCGATGCAACCCTCGAAGCTGTCGGAATTCATGACGGCCGTCCGCGAGGCGTTCGAGCGCGCCGCCCGCGAGGGCGAGGCCCCGGTGCTGGTCACATCCGCGGCAATTCGTCCCTTTGTCCGTTCCCTGGTGGAGCGGTTCCGCGCCCAGACGACGGTGCTGTCGCAGGCTGAAATCCACCCCAGGGCGAGGCTGAAAACGGTCGGAAGCGTCTGA